GTCCACCAGCCAGTCCCGAAAGGTCAGGGCGGCTTTTCTTCGGTTGGGGGGGCTTGCTGTCACGGCATAGAAATGCCGGCCGGTTTTCACCACACTGTCGAATGCGATGACCAGCCGGTTCTCCGCCAGTGCACGGTCTGCGACCGGACGCCAGCCCAGGGCAATGCCATCCCCGTTTTCAGCGGCCTTCATCGCCACCAGTGAGTCGTTCACCTGCAGGAAGGCAGGCACTGTCCGGGGCACTTCCACGCCTGCGGCCCGGAGCCACTCCGCCCAGCCGATCCTGAAACGATAGGGATCGATATAATGGATAAGCTGGTGGCCCAGTATGTCAGCAATGGCCGTGAGTGGCTGCCTGCCCGCAAGGTAGGCGGGACTGCAGACCGGAAATATCTCTTCGGGCCATAACCGGCAGGTTTCGCAGTCAGGCCAGTTCCCGTCACCAAGGCGCAGGTGGACATCAATGTTGTTCGCCGTAAGGTCAGGATCACGGTCAAGGCTGCGCAGGTCGATCATCAGTTCGGGAAAAGCCTGCCGGAACGCCGACAGGCGCGGCATGAGCCATTCGGTCGCCATGACCGTGGAGGTGCTGACAACAAGCGTATCACGCCGGGATGCGCCGGCAATGTCGTCCAGTGTCTCGGCAATCGCGGAAAACCCGCCGGAAACAGCCGCAAACAGGCGTTGCCCCTGCGTGGTAAGGGTCAGTGAGCGCCGTTCCCTTACAAACAGGGCATGACCCAGCGATGCCTCAAGCTGCCTGACCCCATGGCTCACTGCCGGTTGGGTAATGGAGAGTTCGGTAGCGGCCTTTGAAAAATTGAGGTACCGGGCCACGGCCTCGAACAGGACGAGACTGTGAAGGGAGGGAATTGCCCTGCGGAGTAACAGGCTGTCCTGTCTCATTGGTCACAACTTTTTACTCTACCGCCATTGCGGCCATGCTGCTGCATGTTCCCATCGATATGCCATGGAAGTCAAACCGATGGATATTGATCCGGCGCTCGCAGCAGGCGCGTTCACCCCTCATCCACCGTCATGGGCATGGATCAGTTCATGCCACCATGAATCTGTTTGGGCTTTACCAGGGCGCATCCCGGCCGGACAGTACCGGGCAGCACGATCGGCAGGATCGCCAGATGCGCAGGATCGGCAGACACCTCCCAGGGGAAATGAACGACATGACGAACGATCCGCTCCTCCAGCCTTTTCAGCTCAGGCATCTCACGCTGCGCAACCGGATCATGTCGACAGCACACGAACCCGGCTACACCGAGGATGGACTGCCAAAGGAGCGGTACCGCCTGTACCACGCGGAAAAAGCCCGGGGCGGCATGGCCATGACAATGATTGGCGGATCATCGGTGGTGGATATCGACAGCCCCCAGGCCTTCGGGAATATCCAGCTTTACAAGGATGAATGCGTGAAATGGCTCAGGGAACTGGCCGACGACGTTCATGACCATGGCGCGGCGGTCATGATCCAGATGACCCACATGGGCAGCCGGACGAACTGGAACAAAGGCGACTGGCTGCCCATGATTGACGCATCCCATGTGCAGGAGCCCGCCCATCTGGCCTATCCCAAGGCGATGGAGGACTGGGACTTCGACCGCGTGATAGCCGCCTATGCCGACTGTGCGGAGCGCGTGAAGGAAGCGGGGCTCGACGGACTGGAACTGGAATGCGCGTCCCATCTCATCGCGCATTTCTGGTCCCCCGCAACCAACAGGCGTGACGATGACTATGGCGGTTCGCTTGAGAACCGCATGCGTCTGGTCATGGATATCCTGACGGCAATCCGCGGGCGTATCGGCAATGACCCTATCGTCGGCGTGCGCATGGTGTGCGACGAGGACTGGAACAGGGGCCTGTCCCGCAACGAAGGCGTTGAGATCGCCCGGCGCCTGACCGCAAGCGGAATGATTGATTTCGTCAATGTCATTCGTGGCCATGTCGCGACGGATGAGGCCCTGAGCCATGTCATCCCCAATATGGGCACCCGGGCCGCACCGCATCTGGACTTTGCCGGGGAAGTCCGCCAGCAGGTCCGCATACCCACATTCCATGCGGCGCGGATACAGGATGTCGCCACCGCGCGCCATGCCATTGCCAGCGGAAAGCTGGATATGGTTGCAATGACGCGCGCGCACATTGCCGACCCCCACATCACCCGCAAGATCATGACCGGCCGCGAGGACCAGATCCGGCCCTGCGTGGGCATGGGGTTCTGTATCGACTCCATCTATCCGGCGGGTTCGGCCGCCTGCGTTCACAACGCATCGACGGGACGCGAAGGGTTTCTGCCGCAGGTGGTATCCGCAACCGAGGGCCCGGTCCGGAAAGTTGTAATCGTGGGCGCCGGCCCCGGCGGGCTGGAAGCCGCGCGGGTGGCGGCGGAGCGCGGCCATCATGTCACCGTGTTCGAGGCCGGACCGAAAGCCGGCGGCCAGATCCTGCTCGCCTCCGCACTCAGGCGGCGGCGCGAGATTCTCGGCATCGTGGACTGGCGGGTGGCGGAGTGCGCGCGCCTTGGCGTTGACATCCATTACAACCGCTACGCGGAGGAAAGCGATGTGCTGGCTGAAAATCCCGATATCGTGGTCATTGCAACGGGCGGCCTGCCGAACATCGCCAGTCTTGAAAGCGGCGCGGAACTGGCAACGACAGGCTGGGACATTCTGGGCGGAAGTGTAAAGCCCGCAAAATCGGTTCTGGTGTACGACGATAACGGTTCGCACCCTGCAATGACGGTTGCCGAATTCCTGGCTGATGCCGGGTCGGAGATCGAGGTCGTCACCCCCGGCAGGATGCTGGCGCCGGACATTGGCGCAACGAGTTATCCCGCCTATTTCCGTGCCCTTGGTAAGGCAGGGGCGAAAATCACGCTCAATCTTCGCCTTGAACGGCTGGAGCGACGGGGCAACAGGCTGGCAGCGATCTTTCTTGATGAATACACCAGGGAACGGGCCGAAAAGGAAGTCGATCAGGTCATCATCGAGAGTGGCGCCCAGCCCATGGATGAACTGTATTTTGCCCTGAAGCCGCTTTCAGTCAACGAAGGCGCAGTGGACTACAGGTCTTTTGCCGCCATCAGGCCACAGACCATCATGAAAAATGCCACGGGAAAATTCCAGCTGTTCCGGATCGGGGATGCCGTGGCGAGCAGGAATATCCATGCCGCGATCTATGACGCGCATCGCTTCATGGCCGTGGCCTGATCTGCCACGGGATGAATTTCCAATAACAGACTGGCAGATAATACAGGTTTTCGGGCGCCGCCTTTTTTCACGAAGGCGGCGTTCTCTGAAGCTTCTTGAACAAAGCTTCACCAAAAACTTCTTTATGCGGCAGATGCCGTGGCGGCAGGTACGGCGGTCGCATCATATTCATAAACCCAGTTGGCCTTGATGCCCCCCTTGTGCGGATTGATGAAATTGCGAACCTTGTAGCTGACATCCCGCATGATCTGCTCCAGTGGCGATGCGAGATGATAGGTACGTCCCCGCTCACGCGATTCAAGCTGGACCTGCCGGGTACGCGGCCTGCGCGATGCTTCGTAAACCTGCAGCGCATCGCTGACGGGCACGGGTGCGGCCAGTGCGCGTGCCAGTTCATAACCATCCTCGATCGCCATGGCCGCCCCCTGTGACAGGAAGGGCAGCATGGGATGCGCGGCATCGCCCAGCAACGTCACGTTGCCCACGGACCACCTGTCCATCGGGTCCCGGTCGAACAGTCCCCATTTGAACGTGGTGTCCACCCGCTGGAAAAGCTTCTGGATGTTTGGATGCCAGCCATGGAACGCGGCCAGAAGTTCATCACGTGAACTGGGCAGGTTCCATGATTCCTCCACCCAGTCACGGCTTTCCAGCACGGCCACGATATTGACCGCCTTTCCGCCCTTTACGTAATAGGTGACCACGTGCCCCTTCGGTCCCATCCAGAAAGAGGAATCCGGCGATACGAAATCCGGCATCACATCAAAAGGCACGACGGCACGCCAGCACATATGTCCTGTAAACCGTGCCTGCTGCGCACCAAACAGGCTGTTGCGGACAGCGGAATGAATGCCATCCGCACCCACGACCAGGTCGGCCCGGAAGCTGTCGCCATCGGTAAAGTGGATGACACCGCCATCCGCCCGCTGCTCGACACTCTGGCAGGCCTTGCCCAGCGTAATGCGTTCTTGCTGCACACCTGACAGCAGCAGTTCATGCAGGTCGGCGCGGTGAACATGGAAGAAACTGGCGCCATACAGTTGTTCACACGCATTACGCAGCGGTGTGCGGAACAGGGTCTTGCCCGATCTCCAGTTCCTGCCAATCAGTGAATCCGGCAGGAACCCGACCTGTTTCAGCCCGTCAAGCAGGCCCAGCGCGCGAATGACCTTTACGGCGTTGGGGGTCATCTGCACGCCTGCGCCAATTTCCCCCAGTCGGGCCGAGCGTTCGAACAGGCGGTACCCGATGCCGCGCTGTTCCAGTGCGCAGGCAAGGGCAAGGCCGCCAATCCCCCCGCCGACAATGGCCACGCGACAATCAGATGACGGGCGGGCAGATGACATGGGATGCTCCTCGTTTCCATATCGCGGTGATATGCGTGGCAGGTTTATCTTACCTCTCGTATCGTATACAATTAACCACGATACGCAAGAACGACCTTTCAGGGGATCAGGTTCCCCGCGTATCCGGACCCAAAGCCATTCTCCGCCCCTCCGGGAAACGTCTTCTGAGAAGATGGTTAAATAGACCCCTATTTCCATTATTTATTTGTATTTTTACAGAATAAACAAAGCATGTTGTCTGGCATAAAAACCCGCTTCCGGCTTCATCCAATCATGGGCCCAAAGGAATTCATTGCGCATCCGCCCATATTGTATACCATATCGTAATCCTCATTATCATTCCCGGAGTCACTGATGTCTGCGCTTCCCGAAACGCTGCCCACCGTGTGTGAAGACGCCGTCCTGCTGAACGACTGGTTTCCGGTTGGCTATGCATCGGATTTTGAAAAAGGGCAGATCACACCGGTCCGCCTGCTGGACCGCGACCTGATTGCCTGGCGCGACGACGGGGGCGCCGTGCATGTATGGGAGGATCTGTGCATCCATCGTGGCGCACGCCTGTCAAAAGGCTGCATCCGCGATAACCAGGTTGTCTGCCCCTACCATGGCTGGCGCTATAACAGCCGGGGGGAATGCACGCTGATCCCGGCTGCCCCGCGTGAGACGCCAATGCGCAAGGCCCATGCCTTTACCCATCATGTAAAGGAACAGTACGGGTTCATATGGGTCTGCCTGGGCACTGAGCCGGGCGAGATCGCGCCGTTTCCGGAATGGGACGACCCGCGATTCCAGAAAGTGCATTGCGGCCCCTATGCCTATGCTGCCAACGGATTCCGAGCCATAGAAAATTTTGTCGATGCCACGCATTTCCCCTTCGTGCATGCCGGGCTGAATGGCGTCATGGAAAACCCGGACGAGATCGCACCCTATGATGTCGAGATCGGGGAAGAAGGTGTGGTGTCATCCGAAGTGCGGGTCTTCCAGCCATGGGGCGACGCACGCGGCATACCCGTTGTCGGCTTCTATACCTATAAATGCCTGCGGCCGTTCCTGGCGCATTTTTCAAAACGGATACTGAAGGCGGATGAAAACGGCACGCCGGTTGACGATGATAGTGAATATTTCGCAACGCTGTTTACCGTCCAGCCACTGAGCGCCACGGAATGCATCGTGCGCATCTGCTCGGCAACCGACATAACGCCCACACCCACCCCAGACGCGGTGCGCGAGCGTGCGGATGTCGTCTTCAACCAGGACCGGGAGATCGTTGAAACCCAGCGCCCCGAACGCATACCCACCCAGTTGCGCCATGAACTGCATCACCGGACCGACCTTATGGGTCAGAAATACCGGACATGGCTGCGCACGCTGGGTATCCGCTACGGAACGCTGTAGGAAGGCGATACGACACGCCGTACCAGCCCGGCATGTGATGGGACATGCTGCCCGGAACC
This portion of the Komagataeibacter sp. FNDCF1 genome encodes:
- a CDS encoding LysR substrate-binding domain-containing protein, which produces MRQDSLLLRRAIPSLHSLVLFEAVARYLNFSKAATELSITQPAVSHGVRQLEASLGHALFVRERRSLTLTTQGQRLFAAVSGGFSAIAETLDDIAGASRRDTLVVSTSTVMATEWLMPRLSAFRQAFPELMIDLRSLDRDPDLTANNIDVHLRLGDGNWPDCETCRLWPEEIFPVCSPAYLAGRQPLTAIADILGHQLIHYIDPYRFRIGWAEWLRAAGVEVPRTVPAFLQVNDSLVAMKAAENGDGIALGWRPVADRALAENRLVIAFDSVVKTGRHFYAVTASPPNRRKAALTFRDWLVDSARQP
- a CDS encoding NADH:flavin oxidoreductase — translated: MSTAHEPGYTEDGLPKERYRLYHAEKARGGMAMTMIGGSSVVDIDSPQAFGNIQLYKDECVKWLRELADDVHDHGAAVMIQMTHMGSRTNWNKGDWLPMIDASHVQEPAHLAYPKAMEDWDFDRVIAAYADCAERVKEAGLDGLELECASHLIAHFWSPATNRRDDDYGGSLENRMRLVMDILTAIRGRIGNDPIVGVRMVCDEDWNRGLSRNEGVEIARRLTASGMIDFVNVIRGHVATDEALSHVIPNMGTRAAPHLDFAGEVRQQVRIPTFHAARIQDVATARHAIASGKLDMVAMTRAHIADPHITRKIMTGREDQIRPCVGMGFCIDSIYPAGSAACVHNASTGREGFLPQVVSATEGPVRKVVIVGAGPGGLEAARVAAERGHHVTVFEAGPKAGGQILLASALRRRREILGIVDWRVAECARLGVDIHYNRYAEESDVLAENPDIVVIATGGLPNIASLESGAELATTGWDILGGSVKPAKSVLVYDDNGSHPAMTVAEFLADAGSEIEVVTPGRMLAPDIGATSYPAYFRALGKAGAKITLNLRLERLERRGNRLAAIFLDEYTRERAEKEVDQVIIESGAQPMDELYFALKPLSVNEGAVDYRSFAAIRPQTIMKNATGKFQLFRIGDAVASRNIHAAIYDAHRFMAVA
- a CDS encoding FAD-dependent monooxygenase; translated protein: MSSARPSSDCRVAIVGGGIGGLALACALEQRGIGYRLFERSARLGEIGAGVQMTPNAVKVIRALGLLDGLKQVGFLPDSLIGRNWRSGKTLFRTPLRNACEQLYGASFFHVHRADLHELLLSGVQQERITLGKACQSVEQRADGGVIHFTDGDSFRADLVVGADGIHSAVRNSLFGAQQARFTGHMCWRAVVPFDVMPDFVSPDSSFWMGPKGHVVTYYVKGGKAVNIVAVLESRDWVEESWNLPSSRDELLAAFHGWHPNIQKLFQRVDTTFKWGLFDRDPMDRWSVGNVTLLGDAAHPMLPFLSQGAAMAIEDGYELARALAAPVPVSDALQVYEASRRPRTRQVQLESRERGRTYHLASPLEQIMRDVSYKVRNFINPHKGGIKANWVYEYDATAVPAATASAA
- a CDS encoding aromatic ring-hydroxylating dioxygenase subunit alpha, coding for MSALPETLPTVCEDAVLLNDWFPVGYASDFEKGQITPVRLLDRDLIAWRDDGGAVHVWEDLCIHRGARLSKGCIRDNQVVCPYHGWRYNSRGECTLIPAAPRETPMRKAHAFTHHVKEQYGFIWVCLGTEPGEIAPFPEWDDPRFQKVHCGPYAYAANGFRAIENFVDATHFPFVHAGLNGVMENPDEIAPYDVEIGEEGVVSSEVRVFQPWGDARGIPVVGFYTYKCLRPFLAHFSKRILKADENGTPVDDDSEYFATLFTVQPLSATECIVRICSATDITPTPTPDAVRERADVVFNQDREIVETQRPERIPTQLRHELHHRTDLMGQKYRTWLRTLGIRYGTL